A genomic window from Candidatus Methylacidiphilum fumarolicum includes:
- a CDS encoding class I SAM-dependent methyltransferase, whose product MNTISNSDTESHFDFASFSRAVLNQFESTPFPFEDEKVLSDQSWKIIPPNWLNAIGRPGKPFYDKGKFLVAGCGTGNEAFNIARAFPNLTVVAFDISQRAIETAIKWQKASGIQNVHFVQEDLMNPNLSHSLGSDFDWISCHEVLSFVYDPQAALHHLASCLSPDGCIYIGVKGTFHPTVRLAPAISLFSLNLNNPEQLKRTRDVLSACDNLMGIPIDKGIGAQPESYLKTHVFGVHHDCFPLHTWIEIIHNSGLQYINSLYTSMSFLQLQDNRFFDILTELDLPTLHSLIDHCNPSFFHMIIASKPRKMPPFAPADRNEFLHWRPLVDLWDRTKIQAVHPPYNQVLEVTFDIPGLYRQLPLKLSSYLIEFLRRSDGSRPVSQIVAEIGVDVKPGELFPALARFYFSSLLNFLPPL is encoded by the coding sequence ATGAATACTATCAGCAACTCGGATACAGAAAGTCATTTTGATTTTGCTTCCTTTTCAAGGGCTGTTCTAAATCAGTTTGAGTCGACTCCCTTCCCTTTTGAAGACGAAAAAGTGCTTTCCGACCAGTCTTGGAAAATTATCCCTCCTAACTGGCTTAATGCCATTGGCAGACCAGGAAAGCCCTTTTATGACAAAGGAAAATTTTTGGTTGCTGGGTGCGGAACTGGTAACGAAGCTTTCAATATTGCTAGAGCCTTCCCAAACTTGACAGTCGTAGCTTTTGATATTAGCCAGAGGGCTATCGAAACGGCTATCAAATGGCAGAAGGCTTCGGGGATTCAAAATGTCCATTTTGTTCAGGAAGACTTAATGAACCCCAATTTGTCCCATTCCCTTGGATCGGATTTCGATTGGATTAGTTGTCATGAGGTGCTTTCATTTGTTTATGATCCCCAAGCAGCTCTTCATCATCTTGCTAGCTGTCTTTCTCCCGATGGATGCATTTATATTGGCGTCAAAGGCACTTTTCATCCAACTGTTAGACTTGCTCCGGCTATTTCTCTTTTTTCCCTTAATCTGAATAATCCTGAACAACTCAAAAGAACAAGAGATGTACTTTCTGCATGCGATAACCTGATGGGTATTCCTATCGATAAGGGAATAGGTGCACAGCCCGAAAGTTATTTAAAAACACATGTCTTTGGAGTGCATCATGACTGTTTCCCATTGCACACATGGATTGAAATCATTCATAATTCCGGTCTTCAATATATCAATTCTTTGTATACATCCATGAGCTTTCTTCAGCTCCAGGACAACCGATTTTTCGATATCCTTACTGAACTCGACCTGCCTACCCTTCATTCATTGATTGATCATTGTAATCCTTCTTTTTTCCATATGATTATTGCTTCGAAGCCAAGGAAAATGCCCCCTTTTGCCCCTGCCGACAGAAATGAATTTTTACATTGGCGCCCTTTAGTGGATTTATGGGATAGGACAAAGATTCAAGCCGTTCATCCCCCTTATAATCAAGTCTTAGAAGTAACTTTTGATATTCCTGGGCTATATAGACAGCTTCCTTTGAAACTTTCTTCCTATTTGATCGAATTTTTAAGGAGATCCGATGGTAGTCGCCCTGTGTCTCAAATTGTTGCAGAGATTGGAGTAGATGTAAAACCAGGAGAACTTTTCCCAGCCCTTGCTCGGTTTTATTTTAGCTCACTTCTGAATTTTTTGCCTCCTCTTTAA
- a CDS encoding host attachment protein, with amino-acid sequence MRLDMLITADLGLIKAYKVIRDELTGNCHAQLIDDQILEMGRKRLKDIDTDKQGEFAVVSYPLTGERSVGERHNEKLEIRRKLICEIAKIINQLIKKYNPMAWALSASSDILPRILERVDQTAKKNLVKTIPADLTKIDKAEILERFDIK; translated from the coding sequence ATGCGACTGGATATGTTAATTACGGCAGACCTTGGTCTAATCAAGGCTTATAAAGTTATTAGGGATGAATTAACAGGCAACTGCCATGCTCAGTTGATTGATGATCAAATTTTAGAGATGGGCAGGAAACGGCTGAAAGATATAGATACCGACAAACAGGGTGAATTTGCTGTTGTTAGTTATCCATTAACCGGCGAGCGATCCGTTGGAGAACGGCATAACGAAAAACTAGAAATTCGGAGGAAATTGATTTGTGAGATAGCAAAGATTATCAATCAACTCATAAAAAAATACAATCCTATGGCTTGGGCTTTATCAGCAAGTTCAGATATTCTTCCAAGAATCCTAGAAAGGGTCGATCAAACTGCCAAAAAAAATCTGGTTAAGACGATTCCTGCTGATCTTACTAAAATTGATAAAGCAGAAATATTAGAACGATTTGACATAAAATAG
- the deoC gene encoding deoxyribose-phosphate aldolase, which produces MKGISNFIDSTLLRPDALDHEIIQLCTDAKKYGFQAVCVQPCWVSLAAELLQESSIKTATVIGFPFGANKLAVKCIEASEAVKDGANELDLVIPLWAVHLKQWHIIENEVKAVCNIAGEKLVKAIIEVGCFHRSEIEQAALAAIEGGAKFIKTSTGYGPRGVEIEDIRFLKSFLPSSIGIKASGGIRSKSFAIELIKAGATRIGSSHAISFIEE; this is translated from the coding sequence ATGAAGGGGATTTCCAATTTTATCGATTCCACTCTACTCCGACCTGACGCCTTAGATCATGAAATCATCCAGTTATGTACAGACGCTAAAAAATATGGATTCCAAGCAGTTTGTGTTCAACCTTGCTGGGTTTCATTGGCAGCAGAACTATTACAAGAAAGTTCCATAAAGACCGCTACCGTTATAGGCTTTCCCTTTGGAGCAAATAAGCTAGCTGTTAAATGCATTGAAGCCTCTGAAGCTGTTAAGGATGGTGCCAATGAATTAGATCTAGTTATTCCCCTTTGGGCTGTCCATCTCAAACAATGGCATATCATCGAAAATGAAGTAAAAGCCGTATGCAACATAGCTGGAGAAAAACTCGTAAAGGCTATCATTGAAGTAGGCTGCTTTCATAGATCCGAAATTGAGCAGGCTGCTCTTGCCGCTATTGAAGGAGGCGCCAAATTTATTAAAACTTCTACAGGATATGGACCTAGGGGAGTAGAAATTGAGGACATTCGCTTTCTTAAGTCCTTTTTACCAAGTTCAATAGGAATAAAGGCTTCTGGAGGCATCCGTTCAAAAAGCTTTGCCATCGAATTAATAAAAGCAGGAGCTACAAGGATTGGTAGCTCGCATGCCATTTCTTTCATTGAAGAATAA
- a CDS encoding RsmE family RNA methyltransferase — MDLYFCQDYAQGYLDVAESHHCIHVKRHKIGDVIEVFDGNGGSWEAQIKKIENKKVFLTLLRERPPLFVPKGPRLILIQSILKNKAMQFLLQKVTEVGVDQIIPTVSERTQFSKEERKQAKERKWKDILLAAVKQSHQKKLPELSAMTTFTDVLKKEFSFSLKLMAYLGPEAKPLKEILKSHAQEKLSSVIILVGPEGDFTEKEKASALSHGFIPINLGNQILRSETAALFLLSILNYELRL, encoded by the coding sequence ATGGATCTCTATTTCTGTCAGGATTATGCCCAAGGATATCTGGATGTAGCCGAATCGCATCATTGTATTCATGTAAAGCGTCATAAAATTGGAGATGTAATCGAAGTCTTTGACGGCAACGGTGGCAGCTGGGAGGCGCAAATTAAAAAGATTGAAAACAAGAAGGTTTTTTTAACTTTGTTAAGGGAACGTCCCCCACTTTTTGTTCCCAAAGGACCTCGATTGATTTTGATCCAATCGATTCTTAAAAATAAAGCCATGCAGTTTCTCCTTCAGAAGGTAACGGAAGTAGGGGTTGATCAAATTATCCCGACTGTATCGGAGCGAACCCAGTTTTCTAAAGAAGAAAGAAAGCAAGCCAAGGAAAGAAAATGGAAAGATATTCTTTTGGCAGCTGTTAAACAAAGCCACCAGAAGAAGTTACCTGAACTGTCTGCAATGACTACTTTTACTGACGTTTTGAAAAAGGAGTTTTCTTTCTCATTAAAGCTAATGGCTTACCTCGGTCCAGAGGCCAAACCATTAAAAGAAATACTCAAAAGTCATGCACAAGAAAAATTATCTTCTGTGATCATTCTTGTTGGACCGGAAGGAGATTTTACAGAAAAAGAAAAAGCATCTGCTTTAAGCCATGGTTTTATTCCCATTAATCTTGGAAATCAGATTCTCCGTTCTGAAACAGCTGCCCTCTTTCTATTATCTATTCTAAATTACGAGCTTAGATTATAG
- the rfaD gene encoding ADP-glyceromanno-heptose 6-epimerase, with amino-acid sequence MWKKILVTGGAGFIGSNLVHEIQRRFPKSDLIVIDDFSSGSFKNMLSSHCDVITEDLYGFQWENYFSKNEIPLVFHLASLTDTTVVDERRQMQNNVEAFRKLLRFFSGTSTRIIYASSAAVYGIASGRNSIHDQPHPANPYGFSKLQMEHLAAAYSKENPQARITGLRYFNVYGPRETHKGKASSMILQIAKQIKEGKAPRLFSFGEQKRDFVYVADVVNATILTAIKDCPVAVLNVGSGCAKSFNEVIQILNQILKTEAKAEYFPCPYPFYQVHTEADLLETQYHLGYIPEYSLERGIEAYFQSGWLF; translated from the coding sequence ATGTGGAAGAAAATTCTCGTCACTGGAGGAGCCGGATTTATTGGTTCAAATCTTGTTCATGAAATACAGCGGAGGTTTCCAAAAAGCGATCTTATCGTTATTGATGACTTTTCAAGTGGTTCTTTCAAAAACATGCTCAGCAGCCATTGCGATGTTATAACTGAAGATCTTTATGGCTTTCAGTGGGAAAATTATTTTTCTAAAAATGAAATTCCCCTTGTATTTCATTTAGCCTCTCTTACTGACACAACAGTGGTAGACGAACGCAGGCAGATGCAAAATAATGTAGAAGCCTTTCGCAAGCTTCTTCGCTTTTTTTCTGGGACCTCCACTAGAATCATTTATGCTTCTTCAGCAGCCGTCTATGGAATAGCATCAGGCAGAAACAGTATTCATGATCAACCCCATCCGGCGAATCCTTATGGCTTTTCAAAGTTGCAGATGGAACATTTGGCAGCAGCTTATTCCAAGGAGAATCCTCAAGCCCGAATTACTGGACTTCGATATTTTAACGTGTATGGTCCAAGGGAGACACACAAGGGAAAAGCCTCGAGCATGATATTACAGATTGCAAAACAGATTAAGGAAGGAAAAGCTCCAAGACTTTTTTCCTTTGGAGAGCAGAAAAGAGATTTTGTTTATGTGGCTGATGTTGTCAACGCAACTATTCTAACTGCTATAAAAGATTGCCCGGTAGCTGTGTTGAATGTAGGGAGTGGATGTGCCAAATCATTTAATGAGGTCATTCAAATCTTAAATCAAATATTGAAAACGGAAGCCAAAGCTGAATATTTCCCATGTCCTTATCCTTTTTATCAAGTACATACGGAAGCAGATCTATTAGAGACCCAATATCACCTCGGATATATTCCAGAATATTCTCTTGAACGGGGAATAGAAGCATATTTCCAATCAGGATGGCTCTTTTGA
- a CDS encoding AAA family ATPase yields MSFVFPDPQEMQKRLQDFVKSFGSPNPMPSETDKEDRREKFKEKILQFQFTPKEIKSYLDRFVIKQEEAKKVLSVAVCDHYNQVKEALMGRGPVHYVKQNILLVGPSGVGKTYLVRCLADCIGVPMVKADATKFSETGYVGADVEDLVRELIQQAEGDTEIAQYGIVYLDEVDKLASSNMIGRDVSGRGVQSNLLKLLEETDVPVKAAYDVLGQMQSIFDFQRGLRSLRKTINTRYILFILSGAFEKLSEIVQRRIRRSHLGFQPHGPEKVVADLISEATTADFVEYGLEPEFIGRLPVRVFCQSLDAEDLFHVLRDSEGSILKQYKSSFAAYGIELKFTEEALRLIAEKAIEEGTGARGLMTICEKILRPFRFELPGTGIKEIEIDPPTVEDPEEKVLKILKEMDEAKKTKEKEEIEQFLHEFYKSNEIRIIFQNEAIEALKQEAQERGISVLDLCKEKFKNYALGLKLVKKNNGQSVFTISKEDLLHPDETLNNWIAASYKSNFLQSTESDSCS; encoded by the coding sequence ATGTCATTCGTTTTTCCAGATCCTCAAGAAATGCAAAAGCGGCTTCAAGATTTCGTTAAATCATTTGGGAGTCCTAATCCAATGCCTTCCGAAACGGATAAAGAGGATCGAAGGGAAAAGTTCAAAGAGAAGATATTGCAGTTTCAGTTTACTCCCAAGGAGATCAAATCCTATCTTGATCGTTTCGTGATTAAACAGGAAGAAGCCAAAAAGGTTTTATCGGTTGCTGTATGCGATCATTATAATCAGGTAAAAGAAGCGTTAATGGGGAGAGGGCCGGTCCATTATGTTAAACAAAACATTCTTCTTGTTGGTCCTAGTGGAGTAGGTAAAACCTATCTGGTTCGTTGCCTTGCAGATTGTATTGGAGTTCCAATGGTGAAGGCAGATGCGACTAAGTTTTCTGAGACTGGTTATGTTGGAGCAGATGTGGAAGATCTTGTTAGAGAGCTTATTCAGCAAGCCGAAGGTGATACCGAAATTGCTCAATATGGGATCGTTTACCTTGATGAAGTAGACAAACTGGCTTCTTCCAATATGATTGGCAGGGATGTTAGCGGGAGAGGAGTGCAATCTAACTTGTTGAAGTTGCTTGAAGAAACGGACGTACCAGTGAAAGCTGCCTATGATGTTTTGGGGCAAATGCAGTCCATTTTCGATTTTCAAAGAGGGCTTCGGTCCTTACGGAAGACCATTAATACTCGCTATATCCTTTTTATTTTAAGTGGAGCGTTTGAAAAGCTCTCCGAAATAGTTCAAAGAAGAATTCGAAGATCGCATCTAGGTTTTCAGCCTCATGGACCAGAAAAGGTTGTTGCCGATCTTATTAGTGAAGCCACGACTGCTGATTTCGTTGAATATGGTCTTGAACCGGAGTTTATAGGGAGACTGCCCGTACGAGTCTTCTGTCAATCCTTGGATGCTGAAGATCTCTTCCATGTTCTGCGAGATTCTGAAGGATCTATTCTGAAGCAGTATAAGAGCTCGTTTGCAGCTTATGGTATAGAGTTGAAATTTACAGAAGAAGCACTACGGCTAATTGCTGAAAAAGCGATTGAAGAGGGGACAGGAGCCAGAGGCCTGATGACTATTTGTGAAAAAATTTTGCGGCCTTTCCGATTTGAGCTTCCGGGAACTGGAATTAAGGAGATTGAAATAGATCCTCCAACGGTTGAGGATCCTGAAGAGAAGGTTTTAAAGATTTTAAAAGAAATGGATGAAGCTAAAAAGACCAAGGAGAAGGAGGAAATTGAACAATTCCTACATGAATTTTATAAGTCGAATGAGATCCGTATTATTTTTCAAAATGAGGCTATCGAAGCTCTGAAACAAGAAGCGCAGGAAAGAGGAATATCTGTTTTGGATCTGTGCAAAGAGAAATTTAAAAATTATGCTCTTGGCCTGAAACTGGTGAAAAAAAATAATGGACAGAGTGTGTTTACTATTTCTAAGGAAGATCTTCTCCATCCAGACGAAACTTTGAATAATTGGATAGCAGCCTCTTACAAATCAAATTTTCTCCAATCAACTGAAAGCGATTCCTGTTCCTAA
- a CDS encoding FIST signal transduction protein: MHAVSSTYNGPLEEKRIIQLVSHLRSELAVEPSIGLSFAWAGYTKSDLNCFEELSDILTIYGHLKELILIASSGIVGQGIENEGQASFSLMLLHHEALKVQGIPIDTQLIDSLEIVDNWKSIVSFDPSQIKGFAVFSEPNFPIERFLKYLNQAYPNIPAWGGIPNGKENEPCIYYNRKPISGCLLVPLAGDIQLDVIVSQACRPIGEPYMITNAEQNILYTLGRKTAYQALAKAFDSLSEKERLAVQGHLFIGLAVSEYLEEFKQGDFIIRNILGADPSTGAIAIGALARIGQTVQYQLRDPASATLSLQKVLEEEKLKVASRKVAPYAVLQAICTGRGKNLFGPSANVDAKSVQDYFPGIPQAGFFANGEIGPSWGMNFLHGYSTSIAFLT, from the coding sequence ATGCATGCAGTAAGTAGTACATATAATGGGCCCCTCGAAGAAAAGAGAATCATTCAACTGGTCTCTCATCTTCGATCAGAATTAGCAGTAGAACCATCTATTGGGCTCTCTTTTGCCTGGGCCGGCTATACAAAATCCGATCTGAATTGCTTCGAAGAACTTTCAGATATATTGACTATTTATGGTCATCTAAAAGAACTCATTCTTATTGCCAGCTCTGGTATTGTGGGCCAAGGGATAGAAAACGAAGGGCAGGCTTCTTTTTCATTGATGCTTCTTCATCACGAAGCTTTAAAAGTTCAAGGAATTCCAATCGATACCCAACTGATTGATTCTCTAGAGATTGTTGATAACTGGAAATCTATCGTTTCTTTTGACCCCTCTCAAATCAAAGGTTTTGCCGTCTTCAGCGAACCAAACTTCCCAATCGAAAGATTTCTTAAATATTTAAATCAAGCTTACCCCAATATTCCAGCTTGGGGTGGAATTCCCAATGGAAAAGAAAATGAGCCTTGTATCTACTACAATCGCAAGCCTATTTCTGGATGTCTCCTTGTTCCGCTTGCTGGTGATATTCAACTTGATGTAATCGTTTCTCAAGCCTGTCGGCCTATTGGTGAGCCTTATATGATCACCAACGCCGAACAAAACATTCTCTATACCCTAGGTCGAAAAACTGCTTATCAGGCTTTGGCTAAGGCTTTCGATTCTTTATCAGAAAAAGAACGGCTTGCTGTTCAAGGACATCTGTTTATCGGGCTAGCTGTTTCAGAATACCTTGAGGAATTCAAGCAAGGTGATTTCATCATTCGTAACATTTTGGGCGCTGATCCTTCTACTGGGGCTATAGCTATTGGGGCATTAGCGAGAATTGGCCAGACCGTTCAATACCAATTAAGGGACCCCGCCTCCGCTACTCTTTCCCTTCAAAAAGTGCTTGAAGAAGAAAAACTAAAAGTAGCTTCTAGGAAAGTTGCTCCTTATGCTGTTTTACAAGCGATTTGTACTGGAAGAGGTAAAAACCTCTTTGGGCCATCTGCCAATGTGGACGCTAAAAGTGTGCAAGACTATTTTCCAGGTATTCCTCAAGCAGGATTTTTTGCCAACGGCGAAATAGGGCCTTCCTGGGGAATGAATTTTCTTCACGGCTATTCAACATCAATCGCTTTTCTAACCTAA
- a CDS encoding alpha/beta fold hydrolase has product MKSFLSHLVDGISICIFNLLQKPYGLPPNFPSQLCSYIDSWREASFKEYYNPDSRYENKITSYIANAIHRQDQLTFPSFVRSPHSFSNYATFELFPSKKGWHQAPTMILLHGLLSLSLKGYIKWVRWLNNKGWNGVIMHLPYHFQRKPASFSLFSPSCVQPNIIHTMETLRQSVIDLYIFTKGLYLMGSPMIGAWGISYGGWTITQAASLEKTFHKLILVEPLLNIQHVIWGSPIGKEIRRKLKRLGISHSETEPHLRLACPSFSIPKVRGDNILIVGGQFDPISPPWILKKIQEKWEAKHLYILPVGHLNYSLTPESFKLASKCWKDDFSIDDH; this is encoded by the coding sequence TTGAAAAGTTTTCTCTCACATCTTGTTGATGGAATTTCCATTTGCATTTTTAACTTACTTCAGAAGCCCTATGGACTTCCTCCTAATTTTCCATCTCAACTTTGCTCTTACATTGATAGTTGGAGGGAAGCTTCTTTTAAAGAATACTATAATCCTGACTCTCGATACGAAAATAAAATCACTTCTTATATCGCCAATGCCATTCATCGACAGGATCAATTAACTTTTCCAAGCTTCGTCCGAAGCCCTCACTCTTTCTCCAATTATGCTACTTTCGAACTTTTCCCTTCCAAAAAAGGGTGGCATCAGGCTCCTACAATGATCTTGCTTCATGGCCTCTTGTCCCTTTCTTTAAAGGGCTATATAAAATGGGTCCGCTGGCTTAACAACAAAGGATGGAATGGAGTCATCATGCATCTGCCCTATCATTTTCAGAGAAAACCCGCCTCCTTCAGTTTGTTTAGTCCTTCCTGCGTTCAACCAAATATTATTCATACCATGGAGACCCTAAGACAATCTGTTATAGACCTCTATATCTTTACAAAAGGCCTTTATTTGATGGGATCTCCCATGATTGGCGCCTGGGGAATCAGTTATGGAGGTTGGACAATTACCCAAGCTGCTTCTCTTGAAAAGACATTTCACAAACTGATATTGGTGGAACCGCTACTTAATATTCAGCATGTCATATGGGGCTCGCCAATTGGGAAAGAGATCAGAAGAAAATTAAAACGTCTTGGAATTTCGCATTCAGAAACTGAACCACATCTCCGGCTTGCTTGTCCTAGTTTTTCTATCCCTAAAGTCAGAGGAGATAATATACTCATTGTTGGCGGTCAATTCGATCCAATCAGTCCCCCTTGGATACTAAAAAAGATTCAGGAAAAATGGGAGGCAAAGCATCTTTATATTTTACCTGTAGGCCATCTCAATTATAGCTTAACTCCAGAAAGTTTTAAGCTTGCATCAAAATGTTGGAAAGATGATTTTTCCATTGATGATCATTGA
- a CDS encoding aldehyde dehydrogenase family protein — protein sequence MLTETFSEKSQSTLYTLLPKVQNFLKMPKKLFIGGKWVDAVSGKTFPTYDPATGEILAHVAEADKEDVDKAVKAAREAFEKGPWAKMTPSDRGKLIWKLADLIEENLEELAQIESLDNGKPMAVAKVADLPLSIDLFRYMAGWATKIEGNTIPFSLAKPETFVSYTIREPIGVVGQIIPWNFPLLMAAWKLGPALATGCTIVLKPAEQTPLSALWLGELIQQAGFPDGVVNILPGFGETAGAAIASHMDIDKVAFTGSTEVGKIIVKAAASNLKKVSLELGGKSPNIVFSDADLSTAIPGAASAIFFNHGQCCCAGSRLYVEKKVFDKVVEGVSEEAKKIRLGPGLDPATQMGPLVSQEQFDRVSSYIRSGISEGGRVITGGNRYGERGYFIQPTIFSGVHSDMKIVNEEIFGPVVCAMPFEGVDEIAPVANQTIYGLAAGIWTNDISKAHRLASKLKAGTVWINCYNVFDAALPFGGYKQSGWGREMGHAVLENYLETKSVCIQI from the coding sequence ATGTTAACAGAGACTTTTTCTGAAAAATCGCAATCGACTTTATATACTCTTTTACCAAAGGTTCAGAATTTTTTGAAGATGCCCAAGAAGCTTTTTATTGGGGGTAAATGGGTGGATGCGGTTTCTGGCAAAACCTTCCCGACCTACGATCCGGCAACTGGAGAAATCTTGGCACACGTGGCCGAAGCAGATAAGGAGGATGTGGACAAGGCAGTGAAGGCTGCTAGAGAGGCTTTTGAAAAGGGACCGTGGGCTAAGATGACCCCTTCGGACAGAGGGAAATTGATATGGAAGCTGGCAGATTTGATCGAGGAAAATCTTGAAGAATTAGCCCAAATAGAGTCGCTTGACAACGGGAAACCGATGGCTGTTGCTAAAGTTGCAGATCTCCCATTATCTATCGATCTATTCCGTTATATGGCTGGATGGGCTACAAAAATAGAAGGTAACACCATCCCCTTTTCGTTGGCTAAGCCAGAAACATTTGTTTCTTATACAATAAGAGAGCCTATTGGAGTGGTTGGCCAGATTATTCCATGGAACTTTCCCTTATTAATGGCTGCCTGGAAATTAGGACCAGCGCTTGCGACAGGGTGTACAATCGTCCTGAAACCAGCTGAACAGACTCCTTTATCTGCTTTGTGGTTAGGAGAACTGATTCAACAGGCAGGTTTCCCTGATGGTGTCGTCAATATTTTGCCCGGTTTTGGAGAAACGGCGGGAGCGGCGATAGCTAGTCATATGGACATCGATAAAGTTGCTTTTACCGGTTCTACAGAAGTGGGTAAAATCATTGTGAAGGCAGCAGCTTCCAATTTGAAAAAGGTTAGCTTGGAGCTAGGTGGGAAATCCCCTAACATTGTTTTTTCTGATGCGGATTTATCTACTGCTATCCCTGGAGCGGCGTCTGCTATCTTTTTCAACCATGGACAGTGCTGTTGCGCAGGAAGCAGACTGTATGTAGAGAAAAAAGTGTTTGATAAGGTGGTCGAAGGAGTGAGCGAGGAGGCAAAGAAAATCCGCCTAGGTCCTGGATTGGATCCAGCAACTCAAATGGGGCCGCTTGTCTCGCAAGAACAATTTGATAGAGTATCCTCCTATATTCGGTCTGGGATTAGTGAAGGAGGCAGAGTGATCACTGGAGGCAATCGATACGGGGAGCGGGGATATTTTATTCAACCGACGATCTTTAGTGGCGTTCATTCTGACATGAAAATTGTGAATGAAGAGATATTCGGGCCTGTGGTCTGTGCGATGCCCTTTGAAGGTGTCGATGAGATAGCTCCAGTCGCTAATCAGACAATCTATGGCTTGGCTGCTGGCATATGGACAAATGATATTTCAAAAGCCCATCGGCTTGCCTCTAAACTGAAGGCAGGTACGGTATGGATCAACTGTTATAATGTGTTTGATGCCGCCTTGCCTTTTGGTGGTTATAAACAATCTGGATGGGGTAGAGAGATGGGGCATGCAGTGCTTGAAAATTATCTAGAGACAAAGTCAGTTTGTATCCAGATTTGA